The Gadus macrocephalus chromosome 20, ASM3116895v1 genome includes a region encoding these proteins:
- the LOC132448283 gene encoding toll-like receptor 7 produces the protein MDLEKGGVFILLCLYLPCLRPLGLDASTSMRWYPKTLPCNVSLASNGSAVMVDCTEKSLTSIPSGIPGNATNLTLTINHIPELNATSFHGLENLTEIDMRCNCVPMKIGPKDRVCTKGLTIMEDTFSDLKKLQALYLDGNQLDGIPRGLPPNLRLLSLEVNNIFYISKENLSEITNVEILYLGQNCYYRNPCNVSYSIEAGAFLQLSNLTLLSVKSNNLSYIPSLLPLSLRELYLYNNNIGKVTEKDFKNLTNLEILDISGNCPRCYNAPFPCDPCPNNSLKLHKNAFKTLAKLKILRMHSNSLTTVLPEWFANLKELKVLDLSSNFLAGEVAHFNLPNALCNLEELDLSFNYELQKYPATLNLNPSFSVLQSLKVLRLRGFVFQSLTIQGIQPLMLLPDLEVFDLGTNFIQMANLSVLMELKSFKIINLSDNKISSPSEGPEPYNSVSAHQARLWSPMTGAQQFGDEGVREIHYFRYDEYARSCKYKDKELGVFNSFVNAQCSHFGKTLDVSRNNIFFLHSKFLNLGDLKCLNLSGNAMSQSLNGSEFTYLKNLEYLDFSANRLDLLHPTAFQELQNLVILDISLNNHYFESEGLTHMLNFTENLPKLKILLMNHNKISTSTNTEMSSYSLERLEFIDNRLDMLWRDGDTRYIGYFKNLLNLHVLDISENNLNFIPREVFHNLPDRLSELYIRKNILTKFFWGDIDKLTLLKILDLSGNRLTRVPMVLSNCTKSLQKLILTGNQIENLSPDFLKDAFSLKYLDLSFNKLKYMEHSSLPDIIVNNMDMLLLHNNIFTCTCNTTWFIEWLNSTTVTIPLLATDVTCDTPGAQRGRLVLTVDMLACQYHYLSLVLYILLTSTLLVFVTLAVSSHLFLWDVWYIYHFCMAKLRGYGRQPSSQSCPYDAFVVYEKKDPAVSEWVMNELCVQLEERGDRPLRLCLEERDWIPGCPVVDNLCQSIHQSKRTVFVLTNRDLKSGNFKTAFYMAHQRLMDEKDDVIVLIFLEKAASNSKYLRLRKRLYRRSVLEWPTNPQAQPYFWFGLRSVLATESNKQYSDMFRETL, from the exons ATGGACCTG GAGAAAGGAGGCGTCTTCATCCTGCTGTGTCTCTACCTGCCATGTCTGAGGCCTCTCGGTCTTGACGCGTCGACGTCCATGCGATGGTACCCCAAAACTCTCCCGTGTAACGTCAGCTTGGCCAGCAACGGTAGTGCGGTCATGGTGGACTGCACCGAGAAAAGTCTCACATCTATCCCGAGTGGCATCCCAGGGAACGCCACCAACCTCACACTCACCATCAACCACATTCCTGAGCTGAACGCCACCTCCTTCCACGGTCTGGAGAACCTCACAGAGATCGACATGCGATGCAACTGTGTGCCTATGAAGATCGGCCCCAAGGATCGTGTGTGCACCAAGGGCCTGACCATTATGGAAGACACATTCAGCGACCTGAAGAAGCTGCAAGCGCTATACCTGGATGGCAACCAGCTGGACGGCATACCTAGGGGCCTGCCTCCAAACCTCCGCCTTCTGAGTCTTGAAGTAAACAACATATTCTACATTTCTAAAGAGAACCTCTCGGAGATCACAAATGTTGAGATCCTCTACCTGGGTCAGAATTGTTATTACCGAAACCCATGCAATGTGTCCTATAGCATAGAGGCTGGGGCATTTTTGCAGCTTAGCAATTTGACATTGTTATCTGTTAAGTCCAACAATTTGTCTTATATCCCATCCCTGTTGCCTTTAAGTTTGAGGGAGCTGTATCTCTATAACAACAATATTGGAAAAGTCACAGAAAAAGATTTTAAAAACTTAACTAATTTGGAAATCTTGGATATTAGCGGAAACTGTCCCCGGTGCTACAACGCGCCTTTCCCTTGTGATCCTTGTCCAAACAACTCCCTTAAGTTACACAAGAATGcgttcaaaacattggccaaactCAAGATCCTACGCATGCACAGTAACTCCTTGACCACCGTGCTTCCTGAATGGTTTGCCAACTTAAAAGAGTTGAAGGTGCTCGACCTCTCGTCCAACTTTTTGGCCGGGGAGGTGGCGCACTTTAACCTTCCAAATGCCCTCTGCAACCTAGAGGAGCTGGATCTATCATTCAACTACGAACTGCAGAAATACCCAGCCACTTTGAATCTGAACCCCTCGTTCTCCGTCCTCCAATCACTAAAAGTGCTTAGGCTTCGGGGCTTTGTGTTCCAATCGCTGACCATACAAGGCATCCAACCACTGATGCTTTTACCCGACCTGGAGGTTTTTGATCTGGGCACAAACTTCATTCAAATGGCCAATCTCAGTGTTCTGATGGAGCTGAAAAGCTTTAAAATAATCAATCTGTCGGATAACAAAATATCCTCCCCGTCCGAAGGCCCAGAGCCATATAACTCTGTCTCTGCTCACCAGGCTCGGCTTTGGTCACCTATGACCGGTGCTCAACAATTTGGGGATGAGGGCGTGAGAGAGATACATTACTTCAGGTATGATGAGTATGCACGTAGTTGCAAATACAAAGATAAAGAGCTTGGAGTTTTTAACTCCTTTGTCAATGCACAGTGCAGTCATTTTGGCAAGACCTTGGACGTAAGCAGGAACAATATATTCTTCCTCCATTCAAAATTTTTAAATCTTGGCGATCTGAAATGCCTTAATCTATCTGGAAATGCAATGAGCCAAAGTTTAAATGGCAGTGAATTCACTTATCTCAAAAATTTAGAATATCTTGACTTCTCAGCGAACCGTCTGGACCTTCTTCATCCCACTGCGTTTCAAGAGCTCCAAAATCTGGTCATCCTAGACATAAGCCTCAACAATCATTACTTTGAATCAGAGGGGTTGACCCACATGCTTAACTTCACTGAAAATCTACCCAAGCTAAAGATACTTCTCATGAACCATAACAAGATTTCAACATCTACTAACACAGAGATGAGCAGTTACTCCCTGGAGAGACTGGAGTTCATAGACAACCGTTTAGATATGCTTTGGAGAGATGGCGATACAAGGTATATCGGATATTTCAAAAACCTTTTGAATCTACACGTTCTCGACATCTCTGAGAATAACCTTAACTTCATTCCCCGCGAGGTATTCCATAACTTGCCAGATAGACTATCCGAACTATACATTAGAAAAAATATCCTCACTAAATTTTTCTGGGGAGACATAGACAAGTTGACTTTGTTGAAGATTTTAGATCTAAGTGGGAACCGTCTCACAAGAGTTCCCATGGTGCTTTCAAACTGCACCAAATCTCTCCAAAAACTGATTTTAACAGGAAACCAGATAGAAAATCTCTCCCCTGATTTCCTGAAGGATGCGTTCAGCTTAAAGTATCTAGATCTCAGCTTCAACAAACTAAAATACATGGAACACTCCAGTCTCCCTGATATCATTGTGAATAATATGGACATGCTCCTCCTACACAACAACATATTCACCTGCACCTGCAACACCACTTGGTTCATTGAGTGGCTCAACAGCACCACAGTCACcatcccccttctggccacagACGTGACCTGCGACACCCCGGGGGCACAGCGAGGTCGCTTGGTACTCACGGTGGACATGCTGGCCTGCCAGTACCACTACCTGTCCCTTGTGCTCTACATCCTGCTGACGTCCACGCTGCTCGTCTTCGTCACCCTAGCCGTTTCCAGCCACCTCTTCCTCTGGGACGTCTGGTACATCTACCACTTCTGCATGGCCAAACTCAGAGGCTACGGCCGCCAGCCCTCGTCGCAGAGCTGCCCGTATGACGCCTTCGTGGTGTACGAGAAGAAGGACCCGGCGGTGAGCGAATGGGTGATGAACGAGCTGTGCGTTCAGCTGGAGGAGCGGGGGGACCGGCCCCTCCGGCTGTGCCTGGAGGAGCGGGACTGGATCCCTGGGTGTCCGGTGGTGGACAACCTGTGCCAGAGCATCCATCAGAGCAAGAGGACGGTGTTCGTCCTCACCAACCGCGACTTGAAGAGCGGGAACTTCAAGACGGCGTTCTACATGGCGCACCAGCGGCTCATGGATGAGAAGGACGACGTCATCGTGCTGATCTTTCTGGAGAAGGCAGCGAGTAACTCAAAGTACCTGAGACTCAGGAAGAGACTGTACAGGCGGTCGGTCCTGGAGTGGCCGACCAATCCTCAGGCTCAGCCATACTTTTGGTTTGGCCTCAGAAGCGTGCTGGCTACAGAGAGTAACAAGCAGTACAGTGACATGTTCAGGGAGACGCTGTAA